One genomic region from Leptolyngbyaceae cyanobacterium JSC-12 encodes:
- a CDS encoding PsbP protein (IMG reference gene:2510093808~PFAM: PsbP) produces the protein MLKRLLVVLLMVVGLSLQGCVSGLAGFKSFVDAVDGYQFLYPNGWLEIKVSDGPDVVFHDIIEQTENVSVVINPVSGEKSLKDLGDPGQVGYKLSKTAIAPPGSGREAELVSAEAREVDGKQYYLLEYFVKLSDNQERHNLASVAVSRGKLYTFNASTPEARWEKMKPKLEQAVKSFTVY, from the coding sequence ATGCTCAAGCGATTGCTAGTTGTGCTGTTAATGGTTGTCGGTTTGAGTTTACAAGGATGTGTGAGCGGGTTAGCTGGTTTCAAGAGCTTTGTAGACGCAGTAGATGGCTACCAGTTCCTCTATCCTAATGGTTGGCTTGAAATCAAGGTGTCTGATGGACCTGATGTGGTGTTTCACGACATCATTGAACAAACTGAAAATGTCAGTGTGGTAATTAACCCGGTTTCGGGAGAGAAAAGCTTAAAGGATTTAGGTGACCCTGGGCAGGTTGGTTATAAATTGTCTAAAACTGCGATCGCGCCTCCGGGTTCTGGTCGTGAAGCTGAATTAGTTAGCGCAGAAGCTCGCGAAGTGGATGGCAAGCAATATTACTTGCTGGAATATTTCGTTAAACTAAGCGACAATCAGGAACGCCACAATCTGGCAAGTGTTGCAGTTAGCCGAGGAAAACTTTATACCTTTAATGCTTCGACTCCGGAAGCTCGCTGGGAAAAAATGAAACCCAAGCTGGAACAAGCTGTGAAATCATTTACTGTGTACTAG
- a CDS encoding hypothetical protein (IMG reference gene:2510093809) produces the protein MLKLLGIIFTTAMLTVLLLQGRSSAQSPINLQADIYSLRSEVSQLRAEISQLRSQRGFTPSTPTSAPSRRVRSPELTDEQIIDRLATLAIEAKDRLNALESRVSGLEKRLR, from the coding sequence ATGCTCAAACTCCTTGGAATCATTTTCACAACTGCTATGTTGACGGTTTTATTGCTTCAAGGACGTTCTAGCGCCCAATCCCCGATTAATCTACAGGCAGATATTTATAGCCTGCGGTCAGAAGTTAGCCAACTCCGGGCTGAAATTTCTCAACTGCGATCGCAACGGGGTTTTACACCCTCTACACCCACATCTGCGCCCTCTCGCCGTGTTCGTTCTCCCGAACTCACTGATGAGCAGATAATTGATCGATTAGCAACCTTAGCAATTGAAGCCAAAGATCGCCTGAATGCGTTAGAGAGTAGAGTTTCAGGCTTGGAAAAGCGCCTTCGCTAG
- a CDS encoding glycosyl transferase (IMG reference gene:2510093810~PFAM: Glycosyl transferase family 2; Tetratricopeptide repeat) — protein sequence MSISLCMIVRDEEATLGECLESVRDLVDDMIVLDTGSSDRTIEIAQAAGAKVSSCEWQNDFAAARNAALKQVESEWVLVLDADEVLVPEIIPVLKVATQDEHCLVVNLVRQELGAKQVPYSLVSRLFRKHPDLTFTRAYHESIDDSVLSLIAREPHWRVLELAEVAIRHTGYEADAIAQRRKVERARSILESYLATHPDDPYTCNKLGSLYLDAGEVEKGRDLLQRGLQQTASLEPAVCYELNYHLACTYSQSGEFDQAEKYFQAAVEQPISPYLKLGAYNNWGTMRMQQNNPVAAVILFQKAVETDLGFALGFFNLATALKAAGKLEGAIACYQRAIELEPTYAEAYQGLGAAWLKGGRVFESLESFRKAIALYQQQGSPEGDRLQQVLREMNLG from the coding sequence ATGAGTATCAGTCTGTGCATGATTGTGAGAGATGAGGAAGCCACTCTAGGAGAATGCTTAGAGAGTGTGCGCGATCTGGTGGATGACATGATTGTGCTCGATACGGGTTCCAGCGATCGCACTATTGAGATTGCCCAAGCTGCTGGAGCCAAAGTATCTTCCTGCGAATGGCAGAATGATTTTGCCGCCGCCCGGAATGCAGCCCTGAAGCAAGTTGAGAGCGAGTGGGTGTTAGTTTTAGATGCGGATGAAGTGCTGGTGCCCGAAATCATTCCAGTTCTGAAGGTTGCCACCCAGGATGAGCATTGCCTGGTGGTAAATTTAGTCCGCCAAGAGTTAGGAGCCAAGCAAGTTCCTTACTCTCTAGTATCGCGATTGTTTCGCAAGCATCCAGATCTTACCTTTACCCGTGCTTATCACGAATCAATCGATGACAGTGTGTTGAGTTTAATTGCACGAGAACCCCACTGGAGAGTGCTGGAACTGGCAGAGGTTGCCATTCGCCACACGGGGTATGAGGCAGATGCGATCGCCCAACGTCGTAAAGTCGAACGAGCACGTTCCATCCTGGAAAGCTACCTGGCAACTCATCCTGATGATCCCTATACTTGCAATAAATTGGGGTCACTGTACTTAGATGCTGGAGAAGTTGAGAAAGGGCGAGATCTGTTACAACGAGGATTGCAACAAACAGCATCACTTGAACCAGCAGTTTGTTACGAGTTGAATTACCATCTGGCATGTACTTACAGCCAGTCGGGAGAATTTGATCAGGCAGAAAAATACTTCCAGGCTGCCGTTGAGCAACCGATTTCGCCTTACCTCAAGCTAGGAGCCTACAACAATTGGGGCACAATGCGGATGCAGCAAAACAATCCCGTTGCTGCTGTCATTCTGTTCCAAAAAGCGGTAGAAACTGATTTGGGCTTTGCTTTAGGTTTTTTTAATTTAGCAACTGCCCTGAAAGCAGCAGGTAAATTAGAAGGCGCGATCGCGTGCTATCAACGAGCTATCGAACTAGAACCCACCTACGCTGAAGCCTATCAGGGATTAGGAGCAGCCTGGCTCAAGGGCGGACGGGTATTTGAAAGCCTGGAGTCATTTCGGAAAGCGATCGCCCTGTACCAGCAGCAAGGTTCTCCAGAAGGCGATCGCCTCCAACAAGTGCTCAGAGAGATGAATCTAGGCTAA
- a CDS encoding cytochrome P450 (IMG reference gene:2510093811~PFAM: Cytochrome P450) — protein sequence MSSLSLPPGNPSLPFWGETWQFITDPDFVKKRYEQYGSIFRTQVLGRNSVFMVGPEAAEFVLSNGMEYLSWREGWPLTFKILLGRSLFVQEGEEHRRNRKLMMPAFHGPALSKYVATINAITKTYLQKWEQLGEFAWYTEFKQLTFDIASQIFLGTPPGQDTARLSRLFTQLTNGLFGANFWQSLNARKQLLAHLTTVIQERQQQPSNDALSLLIQAVDETGDTLSLSEIRDQALLLLFAGHETTTAMLTWACLELARHPEILRTARIEQTQFLASPSSASPTLDEVSKMPYLDQVLSEIERLHPPVAGGFRGVIKPFEFNGYHVPKGWLLQYSILQTHRLSHVYRNPEQFDPDRFSPERQEAKPQPYHLIGFGGGSRICIGMAFAKLEMKLVMAQLLRYYQWEILPDQNLDAAIIPTRRPKDGLKVKFRAQ from the coding sequence ATGTCCTCTCTTTCCTTACCCCCTGGCAATCCCAGCTTGCCTTTTTGGGGCGAAACCTGGCAGTTTATTACTGACCCAGATTTTGTCAAAAAGCGCTACGAGCAGTATGGATCGATTTTTAGAACGCAGGTGTTGGGGCGGAATTCGGTGTTTATGGTGGGACCGGAAGCGGCAGAGTTTGTCCTGTCCAACGGGATGGAGTATTTGTCATGGCGGGAAGGCTGGCCCCTGACGTTTAAGATCTTGTTGGGGCGATCGCTGTTTGTGCAAGAAGGCGAGGAACATCGCCGTAATCGCAAGTTGATGATGCCAGCCTTTCATGGTCCTGCTTTGTCGAAATACGTTGCAACCATCAACGCTATTACCAAAACCTATTTACAAAAGTGGGAGCAGTTGGGTGAATTTGCCTGGTATACCGAGTTCAAACAACTCACTTTTGATATTGCCAGTCAGATTTTTCTCGGCACTCCACCTGGACAGGACACTGCCCGTCTCAGTCGCCTGTTCACCCAACTCACCAATGGGCTATTTGGGGCAAATTTTTGGCAATCCCTCAATGCCCGCAAGCAACTGCTGGCACACCTGACAACCGTGATTCAAGAGCGGCAACAGCAGCCCAGCAACGATGCCCTGAGTTTACTAATTCAAGCAGTAGACGAAACTGGCGATACGCTCTCCCTCTCCGAAATTCGTGACCAGGCATTATTGCTGCTCTTCGCCGGACACGAAACCACCACCGCTATGCTCACCTGGGCTTGTCTGGAACTTGCCCGCCATCCAGAGATATTGCGAACCGCCCGTATTGAGCAGACCCAATTTCTCGCTTCCCCATCCTCTGCATCTCCCACCCTGGATGAGGTTAGCAAAATGCCCTATCTAGATCAGGTGTTGAGCGAAATCGAACGGCTTCATCCTCCTGTTGCAGGTGGTTTTCGGGGTGTGATCAAACCGTTTGAGTTTAATGGTTATCATGTGCCGAAAGGATGGTTATTGCAATACTCCATCTTGCAGACACATCGTTTGAGTCATGTGTACAGAAACCCTGAGCAGTTTGATCCCGATCGCTTCAGCCCAGAACGGCAAGAGGCAAAGCCCCAACCCTACCATCTGATTGGATTTGGTGGTGGTTCTCGCATCTGCATCGGTATGGCATTTGCCAAATTAGAGATGAAACTAGTAATGGCTCAGTTGTTACGCTACTACCAGTGGGAAATCTTACCTGATCAGAATTTGGACGCTGCAATTATTCCCACACGCCGCCCCAAAGATGGACTGAAAGTGAAATTTCGAGCACAATAA
- a CDS encoding chaperonin GroL (IMG reference gene:2510093812~PFAM: TCP-1/cpn60 chaperonin family~TIGRFAM: chaperonin GroL), whose translation MAKIVVFDEESRQALERGVNALADAVRVTLGPRGRNVLLEKKYGAPQIVNDGITIAKEIELEDPLENTGARLIQEVASKTKDLAGDGTTTATVLAQAMIHEGLKNVAAGTNPVALRRGIERAVAKLVDEIQAIAKPLEGNEIAQVATVSSGNDEEVGTMISQAMDKVGRDGVITVEESKSLATEMEVVEGMQIDRGYLSPYFVTDAERMIAEYENMLILLTDKKISSIQDLVPILERVARAGQPLLIIAEDIEGEALATLVVNRLRGVLAVAAIKAPGFGDRRKAMLQDIAVLTGGQVISEDIGLSLDTVSLDMLGNARKVTITKDNTTIVSGGEDSEDVKKRIIQLRQELERSDSEYDKEKLQERIAKLSGGVAVIKVGAATETELKDRKLRIEDALNATKAAVEEGIVPGGGVTLIHLASKVNEIKSQMSVEEQIGADIVIKALEAPLCQIANNAGVEGSVIVEKVRDMDFNMGYNALTNQFEDMLAAGIVDPAKVVRSALQDAGSIAGMVLTTEALIVEKPEKKPAMPADGGGMGGMGGMGGMGMM comes from the coding sequence ATGGCAAAGATTGTTGTATTTGATGAAGAGTCCCGGCAAGCACTGGAACGGGGCGTTAATGCTCTTGCCGACGCTGTGCGGGTAACCTTAGGACCCCGTGGGCGAAATGTGTTGTTAGAAAAAAAATACGGTGCGCCTCAAATTGTGAATGATGGCATCACTATCGCTAAAGAAATTGAACTGGAAGATCCGCTGGAAAACACGGGAGCACGGTTGATTCAAGAAGTGGCTTCTAAAACAAAAGATCTGGCGGGAGATGGCACCACGACTGCAACCGTGCTGGCGCAAGCCATGATCCACGAAGGGCTGAAGAACGTGGCAGCAGGAACGAACCCAGTCGCCCTGCGACGTGGAATCGAGAGGGCAGTTGCCAAGTTAGTTGATGAAATCCAGGCGATCGCAAAACCCCTAGAAGGCAATGAAATTGCTCAAGTTGCCACCGTTTCTTCGGGAAATGATGAAGAAGTGGGAACCATGATTTCCCAGGCAATGGATAAGGTGGGCAGAGACGGGGTAATTACCGTGGAAGAGTCGAAATCCCTTGCAACTGAGATGGAAGTAGTGGAAGGGATGCAGATCGATCGCGGGTACCTTTCGCCCTACTTCGTTACTGATGCCGAACGCATGATTGCCGAGTACGAGAACATGCTGATTCTGCTGACGGACAAGAAAATCAGCTCGATTCAAGACCTGGTGCCGATTCTAGAGCGAGTTGCCAGAGCCGGACAACCATTGTTGATTATTGCTGAAGATATTGAAGGCGAAGCTTTGGCAACGTTAGTTGTCAATCGTTTGCGGGGAGTATTGGCAGTTGCAGCCATCAAAGCACCCGGATTTGGCGATCGCCGCAAAGCCATGCTGCAAGATATTGCCGTGCTCACAGGTGGACAAGTCATTTCAGAGGATATTGGTTTAAGCCTGGATACCGTGAGCCTGGATATGCTGGGCAATGCGCGTAAAGTTACTATCACTAAAGACAACACCACCATTGTTTCCGGTGGAGAAGATTCCGAAGATGTGAAAAAGCGTATCATTCAACTGCGGCAGGAGTTAGAGCGTTCCGATTCGGAATACGACAAGGAAAAACTGCAAGAACGCATTGCCAAACTGTCTGGTGGGGTTGCGGTGATTAAAGTGGGAGCCGCCACCGAAACCGAACTCAAAGATCGCAAACTGCGGATTGAAGATGCCCTCAACGCAACCAAAGCCGCTGTTGAAGAGGGGATTGTTCCTGGTGGTGGCGTTACCCTGATTCATCTTGCATCTAAGGTGAATGAGATTAAATCTCAAATGAGCGTGGAGGAGCAAATTGGAGCCGATATTGTGATCAAAGCATTGGAGGCACCCCTTTGCCAGATTGCCAACAATGCTGGGGTTGAAGGCTCCGTGATTGTGGAAAAAGTGCGAGATATGGATTTCAACATGGGCTACAACGCCCTCACTAACCAGTTTGAAGACATGCTCGCCGCTGGTATCGTAGATCCGGCAAAAGTGGTGCGATCAGCATTGCAAGATGCTGGCTCGATCGCGGGCATGGTGTTGACCACCGAAGCCCTGATCGTTGAAAAACCTGAGAAGAAACCCGCAATGCCTGCCGATGGTGGTGGCATGGGCGGCATGGGCGGTATGGGCGGCATGGGAATGATGTAG
- a CDS encoding transcriptional regulator (IMG reference gene:2510093813~PFAM: Bacterial regulatory proteins, tetR family), which yields MAPDLQKPAKIRRQPKQARSQERVNRILDVAEQLFIEVGYDQTTTRAIATRAEVPVGTLYQFFPDKEALLKALADRYFEQEYRLFVQLHAAMADAPIAEYVDRVVDAFDQFATDHPGYRAVLNHLIDLMTVADARNLDEYDQQILVAFAQFLAQRNASLTPEKCELIAMTAIKVVNELLWLSHTRDRTFRIQLIAETKTLLTAYLQTYEI from the coding sequence ATGGCACCCGATCTCCAGAAACCTGCCAAAATACGGCGACAACCCAAGCAAGCCCGCAGTCAAGAGCGAGTGAATCGGATTCTTGATGTGGCAGAACAACTCTTTATTGAAGTGGGGTATGACCAAACCACTACACGAGCGATCGCAACACGGGCAGAGGTGCCCGTTGGGACGCTTTATCAGTTTTTTCCAGATAAAGAAGCGTTGCTGAAGGCATTAGCCGACCGATATTTTGAGCAAGAGTATCGATTGTTTGTGCAGCTTCATGCGGCAATGGCAGATGCTCCAATTGCAGAATATGTTGATCGTGTGGTAGATGCCTTTGATCAATTTGCGACCGATCATCCTGGCTATCGCGCCGTGCTAAACCACTTGATCGATTTAATGACGGTTGCTGATGCCAGGAACCTTGATGAATACGATCAGCAAATTTTGGTAGCATTTGCCCAATTCCTGGCACAACGAAATGCTTCTTTAACGCCAGAGAAATGTGAGCTAATTGCGATGACTGCCATCAAAGTTGTGAATGAATTGCTGTGGCTTTCTCATACCCGCGATCGCACGTTCCGAATTCAACTGATTGCTGAAACTAAAACCTTGCTCACTGCCTATTTACAAACCTACGAAATCTAG
- a CDS encoding uncharacterized protein involved in ubiquinone biosynthesis (IMG reference gene:2510093814~PFAM: Coenzyme Q (ubiquinone) biosynthesis protein Coq4), whose amino-acid sequence MKLITSPTSQLNSNSPLNRQPIATLKGWLRTFQGAKAFLAILLDNSGNLDLIDELGFSLLDSPAFQLAIAEMKHDPDVAAILAERYMAPDHNLGALLQLPPDSLGYKYASHLQQAGFEPIMINLPITSESRYVENRWQQTHDIWHVITGFDTSEIGEIGLQAFYLAQFRLPLSSLLIANALIAATVFQPEALSPLLTAIARGWEMGQTAKPLIAQKWEEAWEKPVLVWRQELNVQPITL is encoded by the coding sequence ATGAAGTTAATCACATCTCCCACCAGCCAACTCAACTCCAATTCGCCCCTTAATCGGCAACCAATCGCCACTTTAAAGGGATGGTTGCGGACATTCCAAGGTGCAAAAGCATTTCTGGCGATCTTGTTGGATAACAGCGGCAATCTAGACCTGATTGATGAGTTGGGTTTTAGTTTACTGGATAGTCCTGCCTTTCAGCTTGCCATAGCAGAGATGAAACACGATCCTGATGTTGCGGCTATCCTTGCCGAGCGGTACATGGCTCCAGATCACAATCTAGGAGCGTTGTTGCAATTACCACCAGACTCATTGGGCTACAAATATGCCAGCCATTTACAGCAGGCAGGATTTGAACCCATTATGATTAACCTTCCCATTACATCAGAGAGCCGTTATGTGGAAAATCGCTGGCAACAAACCCATGACATCTGGCATGTGATTACCGGATTTGATACCAGTGAGATTGGCGAAATTGGGCTGCAAGCGTTTTATCTGGCGCAGTTTCGGCTACCGTTATCGAGTTTGCTGATTGCCAACGCGCTGATTGCCGCGACGGTGTTCCAACCGGAAGCCTTATCACCGTTGTTGACAGCGATCGCGCGGGGTTGGGAAATGGGTCAAACTGCCAAACCATTGATTGCGCAAAAGTGGGAGGAAGCCTGGGAAAAACCCGTTTTGGTCTGGCGACAAGAATTAAATGTGCAACCAATCACACTATGA
- a CDS encoding hypothetical protein (IMG reference gene:2510093815): MTKCCLCWRAMRLTYPWLPLLIMGWRTLKASGLDRDHTQVRFWLLLNRIDFANLWAIALEMIQPEYWA; encoded by the coding sequence ATGACGAAATGCTGTCTCTGTTGGCGTGCTATGCGTCTCACTTACCCCTGGTTACCGCTCCTGATTATGGGTTGGCGCACATTAAAAGCCTCTGGGCTGGACCGCGATCACACTCAGGTTCGCTTCTGGCTTTTGTTAAACCGGATTGATTTTGCAAATCTGTGGGCGATCGCGCTAGAAATGATCCAACCTGAATATTGGGCATGA
- a CDS encoding VCBS repeat-containing protein (IMG reference gene:2510093816~TIGRFAM: VCBS repeat), whose protein sequence is MLAPISVAQLFHANSVDNLTTPVWRDRSSELLILDAQLDDLDELIAGIDPTIPVVMLARDRDGVTQITEILHKQTGITALHIVSHGAPGSIQLGSTHLNLHTLQAYAFDLWQWRYALQPSADLLIYGCHVAASESASTSQWFLQQIHHYTGANVAATAYPTGNAALGGNWELEVQIGPVQTPVAFSQELQEAYPGVLGTIAVTSTGNAINDGDGVTTLIEAILQANRTPGADTIDLTGVSGLINLTLSLPTIRDDTNFIGNGNLIINGGGQHQIFEVDGSNTDVTFSNLTITGGRAFGRPGLSGGGGGGAGLGGALVINSGNVTLDNMRFIDNQAIGGNGANGVANAGGRGGQDSGDGFAGATGGNGGFANFLNNSISLGAGGRGGAAGRTAAGNDRTPGGNGSNGGTGPFGSGGGAGGSGGGGAGGAGVAFGGRNGGNGGNGGNGGFGGGGGGGGAGGGGGANILGFFVPAPVGVGGAAGAGGVGGQFGGNGASGTQGRNGISNASGDNPGTGGSVGAGGGGAGLGGAIFLREGTLTLSNTTFQNNLSIGGLGGLTPPSISGERVVAGTAGQGKGGAIFANPNANAQIIVQGANFESAGISFLNNQASNALNLATDNANIFGNVRFVNRPPITQPDAIATDEDTAVTVDVLANDRDPDITDVLRIVTIDTTGTLGRVTRNPDGTLTYDPGTAFQALNAGQTASDRFRYTVSDNNRATATEIVTVTIRGVNDLLDGAGGAKTFDIPIETTVIQNFGGVGVGVNPTSDIIAEVDTLKFSGAEFTARNMLLTQAGSDLEITFEGNSTTKVILQNFALENLDNLRVETGASVNLGNILFNSETAVQDSFDVINADAIINQVLRQNSVTFLNNLDNVVTGFDNSNDVINAQGGNDILDGLSGDDLLRGGDGDDILIGGLGADTLNGGSGNNILSLGVDTDIDTVVYRGVDNGFNVVSEFTRGTGGDLLSFEGVDAIDVISNGSSTFFRLSDGIAENAGFGTGQLLLELRNVSGFTADTLGLNLASSNTARFLFA, encoded by the coding sequence ATGTTAGCCCCAATTTCTGTTGCCCAACTTTTTCATGCTAATTCTGTTGACAACTTGACTACTCCGGTCTGGCGCGATCGCAGTTCTGAACTGCTGATTCTAGATGCCCAATTAGATGACCTGGATGAGTTGATTGCTGGAATTGATCCAACAATTCCGGTTGTAATGCTGGCTCGCGATCGGGATGGCGTCACCCAAATCACGGAAATTTTGCATAAGCAAACCGGGATTACGGCACTCCATATTGTGTCTCATGGTGCACCTGGTAGTATTCAACTTGGCAGCACTCACCTCAATCTCCATACCCTGCAAGCCTACGCCTTTGATCTATGGCAGTGGCGATATGCCTTGCAGCCAAGCGCGGATCTGTTGATTTATGGCTGTCACGTCGCAGCATCGGAATCAGCCAGTACGTCCCAATGGTTTCTCCAACAAATCCACCACTATACTGGTGCCAATGTTGCCGCAACCGCCTATCCTACAGGCAATGCAGCCCTGGGCGGGAACTGGGAACTGGAAGTTCAGATCGGCCCAGTTCAAACTCCAGTGGCGTTCTCGCAAGAACTTCAGGAAGCTTATCCAGGAGTGCTCGGCACGATCGCTGTTACCAGCACAGGCAATGCCATCAACGACGGAGATGGTGTAACCACCCTAATTGAAGCGATTCTGCAAGCAAACCGCACCCCTGGAGCAGACACCATTGACCTCACTGGCGTTTCCGGTTTGATTAATCTGACTTTGTCTTTACCCACCATTCGAGATGACACTAATTTCATCGGCAATGGCAACCTCATCATCAATGGCGGCGGACAGCATCAAATCTTTGAAGTTGATGGGTCTAACACTGATGTGACCTTTTCCAACCTGACGATTACAGGCGGGCGAGCCTTTGGACGACCAGGACTGAGCGGCGGCGGTGGCGGCGGCGCTGGCTTAGGTGGTGCCCTGGTAATCAACAGCGGCAACGTTACGCTAGACAATATGCGCTTTATTGACAACCAGGCAATCGGTGGCAATGGTGCCAATGGTGTAGCAAATGCTGGCGGACGGGGTGGTCAGGATTCTGGCGATGGCTTCGCTGGCGCAACCGGCGGCAACGGCGGCTTTGCTAACTTCCTGAACAATAGTATTTCTTTGGGGGCTGGCGGCAGAGGAGGAGCAGCCGGGCGTACCGCAGCTGGCAACGATCGCACTCCGGGCGGCAACGGTAGTAACGGCGGTACGGGACCCTTCGGCAGTGGCGGCGGTGCTGGTGGCAGTGGCGGCGGCGGTGCTGGTGGCGCGGGTGTTGCGTTTGGCGGTCGTAATGGCGGCAACGGCGGCAATGGTGGCAACGGCGGCTTTGGCGGTGGCGGCGGCGGCGGCGGTGCTGGCGGCGGCGGTGGGGCCAATATTTTGGGCTTTTTCGTCCCAGCTCCGGTTGGCGTGGGTGGCGCTGCTGGAGCTGGCGGAGTGGGTGGTCAATTTGGTGGCAACGGTGCCAGTGGTACACAGGGTAGAAATGGCATCTCCAATGCATCTGGTGACAATCCAGGGACTGGAGGATCGGTGGGTGCTGGTGGTGGCGGCGCTGGTTTAGGCGGTGCGATCTTCCTACGGGAAGGCACTCTGACGTTGAGTAATACCACCTTCCAAAATAATCTCTCAATTGGCGGTCTGGGCGGACTCACTCCACCATCAATTTCGGGTGAACGAGTTGTCGCCGGTACTGCTGGACAGGGTAAAGGAGGCGCGATTTTTGCCAACCCAAATGCCAACGCGCAAATCATCGTGCAGGGTGCAAACTTTGAGTCGGCAGGTATCTCGTTCCTGAACAATCAGGCATCGAATGCGCTGAACCTTGCCACAGATAACGCCAATATTTTCGGCAATGTTCGGTTTGTGAATCGCCCGCCTATCACCCAGCCCGATGCGATCGCCACTGATGAAGATACCGCTGTAACGGTTGATGTATTGGCGAACGATCGCGATCCGGATATCACTGATGTCTTAAGAATTGTCACCATTGACACGACTGGAACATTAGGTCGCGTGACACGTAACCCAGATGGTACCCTAACCTATGATCCGGGCACTGCGTTTCAGGCACTCAATGCTGGGCAAACTGCCAGCGATCGCTTCCGCTATACCGTGAGTGATAACAACCGCGCAACTGCCACAGAAATCGTCACCGTCACAATTCGCGGAGTTAACGACCTTCTGGATGGAGCAGGTGGTGCCAAAACCTTTGACATTCCTATCGAAACCACAGTGATTCAGAATTTTGGTGGTGTTGGAGTGGGTGTCAATCCAACATCAGACATCATTGCAGAGGTTGACACGTTGAAGTTCTCTGGGGCTGAATTCACTGCTAGAAACATGCTGCTGACTCAAGCCGGTAGTGATTTAGAAATCACCTTTGAAGGTAATAGCACTACTAAGGTTATTCTCCAGAACTTTGCTCTTGAAAACCTGGATAATCTCCGCGTTGAGACTGGAGCCAGTGTAAATTTGGGCAATATCTTGTTCAACAGTGAAACTGCTGTTCAAGACAGCTTTGATGTGATCAATGCGGATGCAATCATCAATCAGGTGTTGCGCCAAAATAGTGTCACATTCCTCAATAACCTGGATAATGTCGTCACTGGCTTTGATAACTCCAACGATGTGATTAATGCTCAGGGAGGCAATGACATTCTCGATGGGTTGAGTGGGGATGATCTGCTACGCGGCGGCGATGGTGACGACATTTTGATTGGCGGGCTGGGTGCCGACACTCTCAATGGCGGATCAGGCAATAACATCCTGAGTCTTGGTGTGGACACTGACATTGATACCGTGGTTTACCGGGGTGTCGATAATGGCTTCAATGTTGTGAGTGAATTTACTCGCGGGACAGGTGGAGACTTACTCAGCTTTGAAGGCGTTGACGCAATTGATGTCATCAGTAATGGTAGCAGCACATTTTTCCGTCTCAGCGATGGTATTGCCGAAAATGCTGGATTTGGCACGGGGCAATTGTTGCTAGAGTTACGGAATGTCAGCGGCTTCACAGCCGATACATTGGGACTAAACCTGGCAAGTAGCAATACAGCCCGGTTCTTATTCGCCTAA
- a CDS encoding hypothetical protein (IMG reference gene:2510093817) — MVLSELSLGVGPSKNDVLLMMKISSKLLGSFIGISLLTGIVGAVAIIQSQKIAETLAIALTHH, encoded by the coding sequence GTGGTTTTATCTGAGCTTTCATTAGGGGTTGGTCCTTCAAAGAACGATGTTTTGCTCATGATGAAAATTTCCTCTAAGTTGCTTGGAAGCTTTATTGGTATTTCTCTATTAACTGGAATTGTTGGTGCAGTTGCTATTATTCAAAGTCAAAAAATTGCTGAAACCTTAGCGATCGCCCTGACACATCACTGA